One Oryzias latipes chromosome 21, ASM223467v1 genomic window, GCCGTTTCCAGTGAGCTGCAGGTACGGAGGCGGGTAGAAGGTTTGAATCTTGCAGCGGTAGAcgtctgtgtctgcagctttcAGATCAGACAGGGTGACCTCCACTGCGCCATCTGCAGTTTGACCTGAGCACTGCACCTGAAACACATCCCAGAGTCTGTACCTCTGCAgatattcaaacttttttctttattcgtttttgtttttaatgtttagacTGTTGTAcattaatgctgttttttttttattaaaaagattacatttccttaaaaagctgcagcagcatcatctgtccttgtttttcagtttattaATTAAACGATTTTcacctaaaaatgacaaaaaccttCATCTTTGTTTAGGAATAAATCCTCGAAGAAGCCCTCACCTGTCCTGGTCTCCCTCCATGAGTCTCCGTTTGGCCTGTGAGGTTAAGGAAGAAGGAGCAGAGCTCCTGATGGCCGTGGAGACCTCTGAGCAGAGTCACTCTGAGATCTTCTAGGTTCATCTCCGGGTGGAAGGTACACCGGATCCGTGCAGTGCCGTTGGTGCTCTCCACCCTGTAGGGCTGCACCACCTTCACAGCTGGAAGGCAAAATGGAATTGAGATGTGTAGGTGCTGTTCAGGTGCTGTGCCTGCTTTAGAGAAAAATCTGGGTCTTAAACTAACACAAGTCTGTTTCCACAACCTTTGCACACACTCCCATCATAAACAAACCACACAAGTCCTTAGTGTAAAAACCGGTCATCATCAAAGTCATAAGAGACCAAACAAATGAGAAACAACAcctttttttcagtattttcgtgtctttttttgtttttgttttatttcaattagattggtttttatttctgtcagctGAGAGACACAATTTAGGAATAAATTGGGCCTAAATGTGATGTGCTTGAACTAAACTAAGAGTATGCTCTCTATCtatatgttgtaaaaaaaaaaaaaaggaactgatCATAATCAACCTTGTTAGCAGACAAGTACATTTTCTAACAACAAATTATGTTACAAACCACTTTGAAAGCAATTATATCAtaagctttttaaatttttaaataagttaaaaCTTTGGTCCTGAAAATGAGCTCATTTATTAAATGTGACATTGGTCTTTTGTTACCAGATATTTAAAGgtcaacacaaacattttctttaaaaaaaaatcaaaagagaaATCAATTGAGTTAAAGAAGGTTGACCATCAAAAAGGGAGTTCCACAGGGTTCTAGCATTGGCCCACTTAACATATGAGatatattcattattttaaggCTTAAAATAAATTCTATACAAGTTTTTTATGCAGATGTATGAAAACAAATGTAGTCATGTAGTGATACGTTACTCCTAATGTTGATATAAAGATACAATTTCCTTTTCCTAATGCCTTGAGTTGAATAATTGGATGTATCCACAAGATAAATAACATCAAACCAAGACAAACTACAGTAGTTAGTGAGCTTGTCAAGGAGCCTTTTTTCTGCTACTCTGATGGTCACTTGGTAGTATTcacatttataaaaagaaataaacacacattttaaaagatatttaaaaaatgtaagtcacgcaaactttttatttaatacttaATTTAAATTGGggtcagttggaaaaaaagggGATACCGCAAGGCTCTTTTCTTGGActctttttatttactttttaactttatgtccaacatttgttatttttatttttttatttttttaaattaaagctcaAGAAagtataaattaataaaaaatacttaaaccTGAAGTGATACCTCGGACTAAAGGTTGTCAGAAGTTGtagaaggttaaaaaaaaccctcaaacttTGGATTTTGTTAAAGTTTGTATTGATCTACTCTTTTGTAATCATCTTTAGAAAGCTTAAATTGTTGTATCTACTCTCAGTACTGCAGTATCTGTACTCAGGATCACTTTCTGATCTCAGGAATAAAAGGgaacataaaaactgaaaagtcTTCAAAGTCAGCTCCTACTCACCACTGTACAGAGGCAGACAGACACCTAGGACTGTAAGCATCCTCCACCCAAACACACAGTCAGCCACGACCATCCTGCAGTGTTTCACTCAGGCACACAGAAAAACCTCTAATTGTTCACTAACTGCAGCCCAGATCAGCCACTGTCACTGATGTGAAACgttaaaaaatgcttcaaaaacaatgaaactcaTCTTTATAGTTGCTCGGCTCTGATGGAAACTGTCGCAGCGCAGGAAATGACGTCAGCCTTTGCCAGTAAAGACAACAGTAACTTTGGCAGCTACAGTTCTGCAGGATCgcaaattctgttttttctttcaaccaatctgaataaaatgtaaatagtaAGTGTGctcattaaaataaacttttgtggTGTCAGGTTGTTTGTCATGTGTTAGAGACATGGGAGAAGATAAGGAGGGGGTTATAGCTTTTTAGcattttccagtgtttttatGATAGTCTTGCACATCGAGGCTGAAACCTGTGTCCTACTTACCAATAAATACGAAcgtaaggagaaaaaaaacttgaagcaGGATTTCTTCTACATAAAGGTTTGTAAGTCCATCTAAGTTCTTCCCCTTTCCACATGTCTGGATCCCAAATTAACTAATTTGTTTTAAACCCTTgtcaaagatgaagaaaatgaagaagaaaatgaaggcAGTCCGTGATTTTTTTGCAGGCAAGCATGCAGAGTGGAAACGAAAGAACACAAAGTACAAGTGGAAATATTTCTTCACGGtgaaattttgatttgaatttatGCGGCTTCTGAAGTTTCCCTTTGAGGCTGAAATAACACCACGTAagctgcaaaaacataaaacaagcgAGATCGTAGTCCTGTTATTACCACAGCAGATAGTGAAGatttccattcatccatccattttctcaatCTGCTCAATCCCTATAGGGATcattgggtgaaggcggggtcgCCAGTCTGCTGCAGAGACACATGACCACACTTtctcacagtcacacctagTCATCAATGAAGCTGTTAAGCACGTTTTAAACCAGGGgggctcattacgtcgatcacgatcgaccggtcgatcttcaaggacatgagggtagatcgcaggccagcaaagagaaataaccaaaaaatatacatatatatttctaaaaaaatctgtcagtgaaTCAAAAGTCCCTCCGAGAAGCACGAGACTTGATTGACATGGGCACCCCTGTTTTAAACACTGTTGGAGGAGACCAGAGATCCTGGAGAAAagccacacatgcatgaggagaacatgcaaagttttaaaacggtcccagttgggatttgaaccagggtctTCTCAGGTAAGAATGCCATCAACtatgccaccgtgcagcccattgGAATTACATTGAACTctcaaaaatctatttttttttaaaaaaggtgacTAAATGCTGATTAAAAACTAGTAGAAACTAAGAATCAGAATCTCCTGCAGCTTTTGAAAAACCTGTAGATTTCAGCCAAAGGAGAGGGCACCTGTCCAGCAGGTGGTCGTGCAAAAAGACAATGAAGATGTTTACATGGATGGCACagcatgcagaaaaaaagacatgtttgcATATGTAGAGGCAACGTAAGCAAATCATTGGCTTCCCCTCTGCCCTCCATCTGAACTCCTGCTCTCTCAGCAGGACCAGAAACCTTCTCATCCTGGTTTTCATCTCCTCAACCTGCTGCTTTCTAGCAGACATTTCAGGTCCAGACCAACCAGGAAAAACAGACTTGGggacattttatttcccaaagcTGCCGCCATAAAGAGAGtaaatatgtatttgtttttattctatataATTGTCTGTTATGTGTCcacttttaattaatttaattatgctATGCTGTCACTAAAagagttctattctattctattgtgTGTATTTGTTAATTTCCTGAATCATCAAGTAAATCTTTGATGAAAGTACGATGGGGTCACTGTACCTTACCATGGCGTGTTTGAGTTACAAGACTTTTTCGCTCGCCATTTTCGTAGcatctgtaatgttaggttggggttgtgaggggctgtaagctagtgggagagcatgtaaacagagagctctcagcaaaggagAGGGGAATGAGGCTGagtgcccacaactcaggggtgaaATTGTAATGAACTCCTCTGCCTATGAAGAAACTATGTGTAGAAATCAACTCACGTGTTttaatttggggaaaaaacatcttaattatgattaaaataccactgggaacacattgaaaatagatcaaaagatgatcggagtgagactttaaacaataaaaaaaacacatttattgttgaagactgacaaaaaaaagaagtattttaCTTTCCAGCTGATATCATCTTTCCCGTCAGCTGCTGATCATAACGCAGAAAAAGCTGGTTTCTATCAAAAATCCCCAGAATGAGCTTTGCTGCAGTTATTTTTTGATATTTCATCATATTTTACGGTACAAGAAGCTATGAAACAGCAAGCAGACCGCCCTGgaatgtttgaaaataaatgtacaattcAACAACATTAAGAGTTTCTCTCAGAAAACAGTtggttttaatgctttttacgAGTTCAGGATGTGATGTGGAGGCAAACGCAGTCATGTCTGTGCTAAAAATTctagaaagagaaaagaaggaaaatgtttCAATGCCCCAAAGTTCTGGTTGTAAAAAcataagtgttttttgtttttgtttcgtaTAACTGTTTTTGCGGGGTAAACTGTAAACGGATTTCTGTCTTTGGTGACtgagtcaccccccccccctaaggTGGGTTTCCCATTTAGGGTTCCCACTAAGGTTTCCCATCAACCCTAACAAGACCCAGAGAAGCTGGAGCTCTCCCAGCTGAGTCAATTTAAGCAGAACTTTGCAGCTTCAAGAAGTTTTTTAGCCTTTTCAAAGATTTCTGATTACAAGAATAAACTTTTTCAGAATAAAGTCCTACGTCACATTCACAATTTCTGAGTGTAAACGGCTGCATCTCGTGCAGAAAATGAAGGGCGATAACTAATTCTGCGAAGGTAACCTCCCACTGGGAGCGTGCTGATGCAGAGATTTTCGGTGCCCTCCTGAAGCTGCTTGTGTCTTTCATGTGGAAACTCTCCGTCGGTTAAGCCTGCAGCGCTGACTAAGGTTACAGTCAGGCCTCCGTTACCCGGAAAGCGGCACCTGCTTTCTGATGCTGTCATTCTTACATTGCACAAAAATCTGGTTTCAGTGTTGTGCCGAAGTATCCAAACCAGAGCGTCAGCATCTTTTTCTAGCCGAAGCAGGCAGGTAGGGCTCGACTAGCAAACCGTTTCCTGCTGAGGTGCATGTGGGAAACTGAATTAACTCAAGAAGTTAACAACTGAATGCACTTTATTAATGGTAAAGCACTTCATTGATAAGTCTAAAGGAAGAAGCCAGAACTTAAACTAGGAACATTTTGCACTTTACCAGACTTAAACGGAGCCCCACAGGCTTActtaacagatttatttacaaGGATACGTGTGAAAATGATCAGAAGTGGGTGTAACATAGCTGAAGatttgaaaatgccaaaaatggAAAGGGTGAGCCAGACaccaaaatctacaaacttccATAAAACCACCATGAAGTCAGATCTATTTGACTTTTGTAGGAAACTTACCTTGGGATCATACATAATGAAACTTTCAAAAGCTGCCACAAGTAAACtgtctgtgttttgtttgaagTCTAAATAGGCTCAGTCGCTTAAATGTCTTAAAggtcataaaaacattttcctcagcttttcttgttttgttttaaatgagcaTAAATCAGATTAattcttcaaaaaacaaataaaagtaaagagGAGCAGAACACATCAGACTGATCATAATAGCTGCAATTATCCTGAATCTTTTGTATTCAGAGGTCCATGTCATTTCGCCCAACTGTAGATGGTTTGGCTCTCGCAGcactgtgaccctgaaagggattcagggGTATTCTgaagagggatggatggagatcTACAACCTCCTgactatcagaaaaaaaaagtattatgcGGTCAAAATTCTTTTAAATCCCCCAAAAGCTGCAATTCTCAGAGTCCCAGCTGTACACATTTGGCATCAttgaaaagccccaaatgtcctctgtagaaaCCAAAAGGAGTTCATTCAGTGGGATGCAGAGGTCGCGAGATATTCTGGGTTAGAGATTTCCTATGGACAAAtttgcaaagcagaaaatgatgtccagtgtgaacgctgCCGAGCTTTCAATcaacaaatgtctgtttttaactaggtcaaaaaaaatgtaatactaAGAAATTTCCTGCCGTATTTCTGACAAATCTCAATATCATAGGTGTGTAGTTTCGTGTTGAGGAATTTCAAAGTAATCCAGCAATCTctcattaaaaacaacacatcacAACCCCAAAAAGTGAGTCATAAAACAAAGACTTTATGCTGACGGATTCAGATCCAGCCCTCATGCCACGCTGCATGCCTTCCAAAAGGTTTGCATTTCGGTTTGCGTTGTAATTTCCGACACGTTCTGCGTTTACAGCTGAGAAGCTGGTTCTCTAGCAGGGAAACATGACGGCTGTGTGGTAAATTGTTGCTCGAACTCATTTTAACTCAGGAAACCGATGTTAGCggacaaaaaaggaaacacaatgAAGTCAGtttctgcaaacaaaacaaaggaagaaaGTCTGTTATTGGGTTTGCATCATCAGTTTTATACGTCGATGGACTGACAAGTGCAGGGCGACCGCTGTTGTTCTTTGACCTTGAAGAAAAATGCTGATGATTGGGataaatgatttcatttttattggttttggttaatttttgagtttattaagttttgttatttatgtttGGATTTTTATCTTGCCAAATAAAAAGGCtaaatgatggtaaaaggttTAAGCTCTGTTAGAAAATAAGCTACCCTCTGAAGCACCACAGTGTCGAGTTGCTGTTAAACACCAAAATTTTTAAGTAAAGAATTACATATGtatgcagatttaaaaaaaaaaatattcaacaacATTGTTATTACCAATATTTGGTATTAAAAGGAATAAGAATGACTTAAAAGCACCAAAGTCATAGAAATTGCCACAATTGAAACTTTCATCTTTAATTCAGgtcaatctgctgcagcaggaggattttaTTCAACAtggtctattttattttaaaaggatcTTGTGTGTGGTGCTGTcaaagtaaaagaagttaaaattcttataaaataatataaaacttttctaattaaattggtgtaattatttaaaatatacatttcatAAATGATCGCTttaatttccattaaaaaacaaagtttattatTCTAAACTGTAAAGTGAGACTTTGCAGCTACTGCTGGATTTTGGTTTGTAAGAAACTGGACAAAATGTCATCTTTAGTGCTggaggttgcagacccctgaactAAAGTCTCCAGCTTTGTAGGAGCTTAAGTCACAGTCTGATAATTTGCAGAACAGCTTGGGGTGGGCAAATGAAGCTTCACGAAGCACTGAGGCTTTCCTAataattgttttgaaaaaatactTCAATCATTTTGACATCTGGTGGACACCTGAACCCATAGCAACCTCTACAGATCATGACTGAAGCGCTGGCACCGGTTCAACCGTATGACCGCTATAAGAAGTCTTTTTGTGGTCTTTCAGGTGTTTTGTTTATCAAGGATTTCATCATCattataataaaatattcaCATGCTATGCTCCATACTCTAAATACATTCCAGATGAACCCAAAGAATAAATGCAAATCATATATTAAGGTTTAAATGTTGGTTAAGGCAGTGGTGCCTAACCCCCGAGCTGCTTACCGGTATCGGTctgtgggacagttggtacccggttgcagtggaaaaaaaaaacagacctatattttttctattttatttataatctgattccAAAGAGAGTTTTATTTCGTAAAGCTcctggattctctccaccacatccgactCCTTCTTGAGGCATGTCAAGTCACTCCAtcaggtttaaaaaacacatctgcTGCTTTCTTAAAGCGGCTACTCTGACTGCTAATTTGAAGCCCCCAAACTAGCAAAGTTAAACGAAAACAAACGTATTTGGAAAGTGTCTTTAAGTtactactgcctaactatgtagccacaaaggggccccaggtctggatctccctgtgccggtccccagctcGGATAATAATACATGGTTGTGTCAGggagggcatccagcgtaaaaaccGGCGTACGATTcaatgaaagctgattcgcaGAGTGATATACCGAAAGTTAAACAACAACTTTTGGCAGAAAAGAGCCAggaaggaaacagaagaaaagcttttgacttcaaaataaaagaaatctgcatttttagagacaaaaaccaggaatcttcactccaaatatggatatattttgacagttgttcccacagatcAGAATAATGAAAATATTCAGCAACCAGCCGTCTAATGTTACAAGAatgttgctaataaagttgttcaaagggTGGATTCACCTatattattgtattatttttgtgaCTTATTTTCTGTATCTATccatcacaccttaaaagtaggctgaagttggcgcctgatttttttttttttaaagcttcctCCTTGACAATTAtgggttaagggaaaatctatATCACAGCAGCTGATGTTATTTTACAAAGgataaagataaactttaccctcaaaagttaagaGAAATTGGAAGTTAAAAAACTACGATCAGATGTCCACAACAGCCTTGTACAGGTTGGTCCCTGAAAAAATTGTCTGCCATTAAACCGGTCCATGGCCCAAAGGTTGGGGTGCACAAATGCAAGTTCGCAATCACTGTACGAAGCATCACGTAAGCTCCCTCACACATATTAAACTCTTCTGGTATCCCAAGTCTATGGGATCATAAAAGGAAGTAGCATATactgggggctcgtccgggatttgttgacaaaaaaagcaactatttacaaaaacaaacaaacgtaaCAAGAACcgaacacagacacaaaaaacctttcctccaacagaaaaaaagtgcttaaatctgacttctgctgcagcttcttctgTATTCATATCTGCAGAACCTGATTTAAGGGAAAGGTTTAGGAAAAACGGTTGCTGTTTGAGTTTTACGCTATAATCAGATCCTTGGGTTGAAAGGGATCAACAGAGACGAAACCATGTCTGCTGTCGTTCACCTAAAACTGTTTCTTTCCTAACATCGGCTGTGCATTTGTCAATTTgcttttcaaagttttattcAGAAACTTTTGCAATTTGCGGCGACATCTTTATGATCTTGAATTATCACCGACTGAGTCAACCCGTTAGTCTCTGAACAGCTAATCACTgtattttcaaatcctttttccaaggaaatattaaaaatgaaacttgaaCATTCATTTTCTTCGATGTGACATTTTCTGTTACGCTTCTATTTTTGCTGCAGATAAAATTCTCTCTAACTAATTaaaattggagaaaaaaatgacaaaagtatCCAGCTGTCAAAACCAGTTTTCCACTCAAAGACCATGAGCCCAAAAAACAGAATGGTGCCTGCTGTAGTGTTTATACGTGCTTCAGTCAAATAAATGCAGTAAAATTAAAAGTAGGACGGTAAAAATTGCTTTGGAAGACACATCAGAATAACTGGTAAATAAATTGAGTTTTcagtaaaaacataaagtttTGATTAAACAGGGGTCCAAATAAAACACATAGTAGTGTAgtgaatacataaaaaaaacttaaacatttaacaaacaaacttaaatatGACAAAACCAAGGCAGCAACATACGAGCGACAAAGCAGACGACCTGAAATGACGACAGCAGTGGCTCATCAACCAAAACCTGCTGTGACTGAGAACAGAACCCTACAAGAACCAAGGGAACAAAACTGACTGATCCAAGGGCATAATCCTCACAGATCCTGTAAGGACTGAGGAGAGCAGAAACTCTAAAGGATAGACGTTCTGCTCATGCACCGAAAAGGTTTCTAGCTTCATTTTTACACCTGAGCAGACGCTGAACCTCCTGCATTTGTCAACATCGGAGAAACAGGCACAACTAGAGACCCGGTTCCTACGGTTCTGCTCATTTTATTGTTCTTGGCATCCAGCAGctgcttacatttaagatattttaatactaaaacatgtaaacaaaatacTTCAGGTCTGTCTAGTAACTATTAGAACAGAGAAAAGACACTAAgctacaaaaaaagaagaagaaaaaaaggaaaacactaaaagtgacaaaatctttaaagaatatcctttttatttttaggatgaAACATGTGGCTCATTCACTAAATTAACGTTAGAATCATAAAGGGAATTAAAGCAGCATCTAAAAAACCATGTTGATTCAAAAGCTGCTGATGTTAGAGTTCAGTTTGAACTTTTGCCGTTTGTTTTCAAAGCTCTTTTCCAGTTTACTTAGCAGATCTTTGCAGCTGTTCTAGAGTTTTCCCTGAAGGACCCATCAACAGctttcttctgggcttttatGGACCCGCTGCAGTCATCTTCTCATCTGTTTGCAAAGCGTTCGCAGTGTTCTTTTCATTGTGATTACgcagtttttagcctaaataatgAAGCatgtgtcgttttccaggacgtaatttctgcagagcggcaggacttcATGTGAAAttgttgtgggcggggctattTGCATGGAGCAACCCTCTTCCCCCTTTCCGTTACCCATAACTGAAAGTTCTCCGTTtaagcggagcaggaagctcgcGACCCGGCCAGcgcattttctacgtcacaaaacgatctttttcaaacgacatttgttcatctcctcctgattaaaaaaaaaaacaaaaataaagaaaaacccacaaatgcaatttgaaattattttctttatataaggACTCcttcaatagaaaaaaatgcagagagagagaggtaTCTCTCTCTTTAAAGATAATTATCCTGTCAAAGATGTtgttaaaagaataaataggaTCTGAAAGgataaaaattgatttaaaaggaTATCAAAAGGTTTAATTACAGTCAGCTCAAGTGTATGTGACGGCATATCTTCCTGCTACTCCGTCACATTGCTCtcaaagttaaaaacaccaaaaacacaattttcatcaaaatgggtctttaaagttgaTTACAAGATTCTTTGTTTGTATCGTGCTGCAACAAA contains:
- the LOC101173752 gene encoding cytotoxic T-lymphocyte protein 4 isoform X1, with translation MVVADCVFGWRMLTVLGVCLPLYSAVKVVQPYRVESTNGTARIRCTFHPEMNLEDLRVTLLRGLHGHQELCSFFLNLTGQTETHGGRPGQVQCSGQTADGAVEVTLSDLKAADTDVYRCKIQTFYPPPYLQLTGNGTLIHVIEHPDCPSVNAQRRHEEGEKEATLAAASTPVAVLVTVIICVLVIIIYLQILQCERNRREVVRKPLPFVHHRPNPSSFLTKSIV